Proteins from a single region of Sediminitomix flava:
- a CDS encoding Tex family protein: MDNNIKRIAVELSAGLGQVEATVKLLDEGATVPFISRYRKEVTGSLDEVAISQIRDRIEQLREMDKRRETILRTIDEQGKLTDELKKKIDAAETMAELEDLYLPYKPKRRTKAQVAREKGLEPLADIIFDEQNIDVEAEAAKFIDAEKGVEDIEQAMAGARDIIAEKINEDQESRQEIRELFEKQGVFTAKVIPGKEEEGQKYKDYFEWSEGVENAPSHRVLAMRRAEKEMIISLNCSPEEGDALFKLEDRFVHGSDQVRLAVRDAYKRLMKPSMETEVRLSSKKRADEEAINVFAENLRQLLLAAPLGQKSVLAIDPGFRTGCKVVCLDKQGKLLYNTAIFPNEPQKQTAKAGAEVAYLCDKYNIEAIAIGNGTASRETEAFVKSLGLPSKIQVIVVNESGASVYSASEVARNEFPDHDVTVRGAVSIGRRLTDPLAELVKIDPKSIGVGQYQHDVDQTSLKKGLDDVVISCVNAVGVEVNTASKELLTYVSGLGATIAGNIVNYRNENGPFKTRAELKKVPRLGPKAFEQAAGFLRIQDAKNPLDKSAVHPESYDIVAKMAADLGCSVDDLMKNDEKRGQIKLQNYVTDTVGLPTLTDIVNELAKPGRDPREQFEAFSFAEGIEHPEDLKIGMTLPGIVTNITNFGAFVDVGVHQDGLVHISELSDSFVDDPNKVVKVHQKVEVRVLEVDLNRNRIALSMKSEGSGPARSKKQKRQDRQERQEAREENTDNLSMEEKLKMLQSRFK, translated from the coding sequence ATGGACAACAACATTAAAAGGATTGCAGTAGAGCTTAGCGCAGGACTAGGCCAAGTGGAAGCTACTGTAAAGTTATTAGATGAAGGAGCTACCGTTCCTTTTATTTCTCGTTACCGTAAAGAAGTAACAGGTTCTCTAGACGAAGTTGCAATTTCTCAAATCAGAGATCGTATTGAGCAACTACGTGAAATGGATAAGCGTAGAGAAACAATTTTGCGTACCATCGATGAGCAAGGCAAATTGACTGATGAGCTTAAGAAAAAAATCGATGCAGCAGAAACAATGGCTGAGTTGGAAGATTTATACCTTCCTTACAAACCAAAACGTCGTACAAAAGCACAAGTAGCTAGAGAAAAAGGCTTAGAACCTTTAGCTGATATCATTTTTGATGAGCAAAATATTGATGTAGAAGCTGAAGCTGCCAAATTTATTGATGCTGAAAAAGGTGTAGAAGATATCGAACAAGCTATGGCTGGTGCAAGAGATATCATCGCTGAAAAAATAAACGAAGACCAAGAGTCTCGTCAAGAGATTCGTGAGCTATTCGAAAAACAAGGTGTTTTCACTGCAAAAGTGATTCCTGGTAAAGAAGAAGAAGGTCAGAAATACAAAGACTACTTTGAATGGAGTGAAGGTGTTGAAAATGCACCATCTCACAGGGTACTAGCCATGAGAAGGGCTGAGAAAGAAATGATCATTTCTTTGAACTGTTCTCCTGAAGAAGGTGATGCACTTTTCAAATTAGAAGACAGATTTGTTCATGGTTCAGATCAAGTAAGACTTGCCGTTCGTGATGCATACAAACGTCTGATGAAACCATCAATGGAAACAGAGGTTCGTCTTTCTTCTAAAAAAAGAGCAGATGAAGAGGCAATTAATGTATTTGCTGAAAACCTTCGTCAGTTGCTATTAGCTGCTCCACTTGGGCAAAAATCAGTTTTAGCCATTGACCCAGGATTCCGTACAGGTTGTAAAGTGGTATGTTTGGACAAACAAGGAAAACTACTTTATAACACGGCAATATTCCCTAACGAACCTCAAAAGCAAACAGCAAAAGCAGGAGCTGAAGTTGCATACTTATGCGATAAATATAATATAGAAGCAATTGCGATTGGTAATGGTACGGCTAGCCGTGAAACAGAAGCTTTCGTAAAAAGCTTAGGTTTACCTTCTAAAATCCAAGTGATTGTAGTAAATGAAAGTGGTGCGTCTGTTTATTCTGCTTCTGAAGTAGCAAGAAACGAATTCCCAGATCATGATGTAACTGTTCGTGGAGCTGTTTCTATTGGTCGTCGTTTGACTGACCCTCTTGCTGAATTGGTAAAAATTGATCCTAAATCTATTGGTGTGGGACAATACCAACATGATGTTGACCAAACTTCATTGAAAAAAGGATTGGATGATGTCGTAATCAGTTGTGTGAATGCCGTAGGTGTAGAGGTAAATACAGCAAGTAAAGAACTTCTGACTTACGTTTCTGGACTTGGAGCGACCATTGCGGGTAATATCGTAAATTACAGAAACGAAAACGGTCCTTTCAAAACAAGAGCTGAACTTAAAAAAGTACCTCGTTTAGGACCAAAAGCGTTTGAGCAAGCTGCAGGTTTCTTGAGAATTCAAGACGCTAAAAACCCACTAGACAAAAGTGCAGTTCACCCAGAAAGCTATGACATTGTAGCTAAAATGGCTGCAGATCTAGGCTGTTCGGTTGATGATTTGATGAAGAACGATGAGAAACGCGGTCAAATCAAATTGCAAAACTACGTTACTGATACAGTAGGCCTTCCAACACTTACAGATATTGTAAACGAATTAGCAAAACCAGGTCGTGACCCTCGTGAGCAATTTGAAGCATTCTCTTTTGCGGAAGGAATTGAGCATCCTGAAGACTTGAAAATCGGAATGACGCTTCCAGGTATTGTGACTAACATTACAAACTTTGGCGCTTTCGTGGATGTTGGAGTTCACCAAGATGGTTTAGTTCATATTTCTGAGCTTTCAGACTCATTTGTAGATGACCCTAACAAAGTGGTTAAAGTTCATCAGAAAGTTGAGGTTAGAGTACTTGAAGTTGACCTAAACAGAAACAGGATTGCACTTTCAATGAAATCTGAAGGAAGCGGACCTGCAAGAAGTAAAAAACAAAAACGACAAGATCGACAGGAGCGACAAGAAGCTAGAGAAGAAAATACAGACAATCTTTCAATGGAAGAAAAGCTGAAAATGCTTCAATCTCGCTTCAAGTAA
- a CDS encoding purine-nucleoside phosphorylase gives MEDILNKVNEAVNYIQAIDNSTPEVGIILGTGLGGLVNHIDIEHSIDYANIPHFPTSTVETHSGKLILGTLSGKKVIVMQGRFHYYEGYSMKEVTFPVRVMKFLGIQNLFISNAAGGMNKSFQKSDLMVIEDHINLCYENPLTGRNINEFGDRFPDMFEPYSKSFIELAHKVAKDNEIDLKEGVYVSVPGPNLETRAEYRFLSMIGADAVGMSTVPEVIVAVQMGLPVLAVSVITDLCYEGALHKVNIQDIIQAAAKAEPNLIQLFREILSQI, from the coding sequence ATGGAGGATATACTAAACAAAGTAAACGAAGCGGTTAACTATATTCAAGCAATAGATAATAGCACCCCAGAAGTAGGTATCATTTTAGGAACAGGATTAGGGGGATTGGTTAATCACATTGACATTGAACACTCAATCGATTATGCCAATATACCGCATTTCCCAACTTCGACGGTAGAGACTCATTCTGGGAAATTAATTCTAGGTACTCTCAGTGGAAAAAAAGTCATTGTGATGCAAGGACGATTCCATTATTATGAAGGCTATTCTATGAAAGAAGTAACTTTCCCTGTAAGAGTAATGAAGTTTTTAGGTATTCAGAACCTATTTATTTCCAATGCTGCAGGTGGAATGAACAAATCTTTCCAAAAAAGTGACCTAATGGTGATTGAAGATCATATCAACCTTTGTTATGAAAATCCACTTACAGGTAGAAATATCAACGAATTTGGAGATCGTTTTCCAGATATGTTTGAGCCTTATTCAAAGTCATTCATTGAACTCGCTCATAAAGTGGCGAAAGACAATGAGATTGATCTGAAAGAAGGTGTTTATGTTTCAGTTCCTGGGCCAAATCTTGAAACCAGAGCGGAGTACAGATTTTTGAGTATGATCGGGGCTGATGCTGTTGGAATGTCTACGGTACCAGAAGTTATTGTGGCTGTACAAATGGGATTACCTGTTTTAGCTGTCTCTGTAATTACCGATTTATGTTACGAAGGTGCTCTGCATAAAGTTAATATTCAGGATATTATTCAAGCTGCGGCAAAAGCGGAACCAAATTTGATTCAACTTTTTAGAGAAATTCTTTCTCAGATATAA
- a CDS encoding universal stress protein produces the protein MHQPNSLLVTLDLSPMDESLIRYAFSVADGLMDIERIVLIHVGKNLDKMVPHENGHITKKESIHKKIEDLLYKTVTREITEQVGIEVVAGEPLQEILRISREMDIDGILVGKKNISDGSGLLARRITRKALCTVLAVTEKLPVSPKKILVPLDFSKTSEIAMSRAMAYAQRTGSEILCLNVVSLPQGFYASGKSEEEFGAIMKQNCIKKYKQFIHKFESEDVKISSRFQFDPNNSVAKIINNIALVEDIDVIVIGSKGRTDLAATFLGSVTEKVLLHNMSIPTLVVKEKSKNLSLFGALMNI, from the coding sequence ATGCATCAACCTAATTCTCTTCTCGTAACTCTCGATTTAAGTCCGATGGATGAGTCTTTGATCAGATACGCATTTTCTGTAGCTGATGGACTAATGGATATTGAACGTATTGTGCTTATACATGTAGGAAAAAACCTAGATAAGATGGTTCCTCATGAAAATGGTCACATTACTAAAAAAGAATCGATACATAAAAAAATAGAGGATTTACTCTATAAAACCGTTACAAGAGAAATCACGGAACAAGTAGGAATAGAAGTAGTAGCAGGAGAACCATTACAGGAAATCTTGAGGATTAGCCGTGAAATGGACATTGATGGTATTCTTGTAGGTAAGAAAAATATCAGCGATGGTTCAGGATTATTAGCTCGAAGAATCACTAGAAAAGCACTCTGTACAGTATTGGCTGTAACAGAAAAACTTCCAGTGAGCCCTAAAAAAATACTTGTACCACTAGATTTCTCAAAAACTTCAGAAATTGCGATGAGCCGTGCAATGGCTTATGCTCAACGCACAGGTTCTGAAATACTTTGTTTGAATGTGGTCAGTTTACCGCAAGGATTCTATGCTTCAGGAAAATCTGAAGAAGAGTTTGGCGCGATAATGAAACAAAACTGCATCAAAAAATATAAGCAGTTTATCCATAAATTTGAATCTGAAGATGTAAAAATATCGAGCAGATTCCAATTTGATCCGAATAACTCTGTGGCTAAAATCATCAACAATATTGCTTTGGTTGAAGATATTGATGTCATCGTTATTGGATCGAAAGGTCGTACTGATTTAGCTGCTACATTCTTAGGTAGTGTTACTGAAAAAGTACTCCTTCACAATATGAGTATTCCAACTTTAGTTGTAAAAGAAAAATCAAAGAACTTGAGTTTATTCGGTGCTTTGATGAACATATAA